In Malaclemys terrapin pileata isolate rMalTer1 chromosome 10, rMalTer1.hap1, whole genome shotgun sequence, the DNA window GAAGGAGCTTCTGCAGAAGTAGGCAAGCTACGGAACCAAATCAAGCAAAATGAATTGTTAGTTGCGGAATTTAAGAGAGATGAGGGGAGGCTGGTGGAGGAAAACAAAAGGTTGCAGAAGGAACTCGGTATGTTAGAGATGGAGCGAGAGAAGAGTGGGAGAAATGTCTTGGAGGTACAAGGGCAGCTAAAAGAAATGGCAGCAAAGTTAGTCCTCTCTGTACCTGTTGAGAAATTTGAAAATATGAAGAGTTTATTATCAACTGAAGTGAATGAGAAAGCAAAGAAATTAGTAGAGATGGAAAGAGAGTATGACAAACTGCAGGCAGAGCTTCGGCTCTTAAAGAGGGAATTTGAGAGTCAGAAAGCTAAATTTTCTCAGTACGTGAGGCCAGAGGAACACGAACAAATGAGGGGCAGATTTGAGAGAAAAACCGAAGAACTGGAAAAAACGATTTCTGAATTGTCGAAGAATCAGACCTTGCAGAAGGAAGTGGAAAGGGTTCACATGGACAACAAGCTGCTTAAGCAGcaaatacacactttaaaaactGAGATTAAAAGCCAATATGTGCCTTTAAAACTGAAtgaagaaatgaaaaaaacaagTGATCTGACTATTGGGGGTCTGACCAAAAAACTTGCTGAAGTAACACAAAAGTACAATGAAAACAAAGCAGAAGCTGAGAAGTTGATGATAGAAAAGACCAGTTTAAGTGAGACAGTCAGTCACTTCCAGGCTGTGTACCTGTCTCCAGAAAAGCACGAAAAAGAAGTGGCAGCCTTAAAATCCAGCGTTGTGGAACTTAAAAGGCAGCTTGCTGAGCTTCATCAAAAATATGATGCTGAACAAGCAAAAGTCTCCACACTAGTGTCTGAAAACACAGCTCTGAGGGACACTCTGAATGATCAGTATGTACCTGCCGTAACCCACGAGGAGATTAAAACCGTCCTGAACAGCACATTAGAAAAGACTAATAGAGAGTTGTCAGATCTGAAGGAAAAAACTGAAGACCTAAAGCGAGAATTTATGAGAGTAAATGAAGAGAATGGAACTTTGAAAAAGAAGCTGAGACTTCTACAGAACCACATCCAAACCGAGTGTGTAAGTGTAACAGAACATGAGAGTAAGGTGTCTACCTTAAATAAAAGCCTGCAAGAGTTACAGGCCAACAGCGCTGAGACATTGGCTAAATATAAGAGAGGCCAAGAGGAAATCGTACAGttacatgcagaaattgaagctCAGAAGAAGGAACTTGACACAATTCAAGAATGCATTAAGTTCAAATATGCCCCAGTTGCCTGctttgaagagagagagaaaaactttgAAGCCACGGTGAAAGAACTAAAAAAGCAGTTGCTAGAACAGACACAGAGATGCAGAGAATGGGAGGAGGAGACACAGAaatacaaacaggaaaatgagaaGTTAAAGAATGGGGTTTTGTCTATCGAAAACGACTTGCAACAAAATTACATTCTTGCTGAGAAATCGcatgaaatggaaaaaatgttcaCCAGCAAAATGGAAGAACTGAATAAGCAATTGAGAGAATTACTGCAAAAATACACTGAGATAAAACATGAAAAAGACAAGCTACAAGAAGAGAGTGCTAAACAGATTTCCGAGGCCCTTGCTGTACAAACTCGCATGCAGGGTCACTATGTTCCAGTGGAACAGTTTGAAGCCTTGAAGAGAACGCTTGGCCACACGATAGAGGAGCTAAAAGAAGACCTCAATAGTAAGAAGGCATGTTATGACCGAGAACTAGAAAAAGTAAGAGAACTGCAGCGGGAATTGGCTGATCTACATAACTCCTCAATATCTTTGGCTGAACACACACAGATGAAAGAAgaatttgaaaaagaaattgtAGCAGTCAAAACTAGCTTGAAAAAGGAGGCGGAAGAAAACCAAGCAAAAAGTAAGGAAATCTCTCAACTCCAGTCTGAGATTCAAAGTACTAAACAAGCTTTAGCTGAACTGGAGAGCAAAGAAGTAGTTGATATGTCGGAGTATAAATCCATGAAAAGTGCCTTAGAGACCCAGGTTGCTAGCATATCTGGAAACTTGGCCAGCTTGAATAGAAAATATGAGGAAATGTGTGAAGAGGCTTTGCAAGCCAAAAAAGAAGAGCTTTCTGCAAAAGATGAAAAAGAATTGTTGCAGTCAAGAAGCTTCAGCATTGAACAAGAAATTAAGGACCATAAAGAGAGATGTGATAAATCTTTGACAACAATTACTGATTTGCAAAAAAGAATACAGGAATCTGCAAAGCAAGTGGAAGCAAAAGATAACAAGGTAGGTTGAAAGTGTCAAATATCTAACAGTATTAACTGCCCCTATTTAGATctaaagggccaaattttcaaatgtagttactTAAACAGACTCTCACTTACATGCCTAGATGTAAGCATCTGAATTTGGGCCAAATTCGCAAAGCTGAGAACCTATGTGAAGTGCTATCTAATCCCCCAAAAACTTTgccattttttgtaaataaagtgTGGCGATTCATAACACAGAACTATTCAAATTTCTGTTTTACCAGGATTTTCAGGTTTTAAATGCATCTTATTCAAATTCAAAATATTCATACTACATCCCCTAGGAGACATTtttcagattatttaaaaaaaaaaaaagtaatactcGGCTTCCTTTGTGTGTTGCCTTGTCATTTTGACACTGCTACTTGCCAGTTTAACACCAAATGATATTGGGAAGTCAATGTAAGAGAGAAGATTTAAAGCATCATGAATATGTGATGAGAGAGACTTGCAATTTTCTTAATGCTATTTATTAAAGATTCCAAATTGTGCCTGCACC includes these proteins:
- the UACA gene encoding uveal autoantigen with coiled-coil domains and ankyrin repeats, with the protein product MKSLKSRLKKQHEVSVGGGALNTDWNKYDDRLMKAAERGDVEKISSILAKKGVNPTKLDVEGRSAFHVVASKGNLDCLNTILVRGVDIVASDAAGRNALHLAAKYGHSLCLQKLLQYNCPTENLDLHGRTALHDAAMSDCSSSIQLLCDHGASVNAKDGDGRTPLVLATQMCRPTVCQLLIDRGADVNARDKQNRTALMLGCEYGCKDAVEVLLKNGADVSLVDALGHDCSYYARIGDNIDILALIKTAIEDSSKAKDLMKKGQPEYKVTNVSQKRNQLFAQEVNFKQYQREQLSMQELEAENEDLKNRLREIQQDHRILLNRVSVLELQLNEEQMVADDLESEKDELRRLLTAKEKQQEESLRSIEALKSKLRHSERDYLGSGSDSGKEDMLLKQGQVFATESQTKSMLRPLELSLSSQSSSSENEILKRELDNMRISYGTAKEEISKLQKELSHKVAECKALASECERTKEESDGQIKQLEDALKDVQKRMFDSEGKVKQMQTHFLVLKDHLTNEAAIGSNKLTEDLKDQLKDMKAKYEGASAEVGKLRNQIKQNELLVAEFKRDEGRLVEENKRLQKELGMLEMEREKSGRNVLEVQGQLKEMAAKLVLSVPVEKFENMKSLLSTEVNEKAKKLVEMEREYDKLQAELRLLKREFESQKAKFSQYVRPEEHEQMRGRFERKTEELEKTISELSKNQTLQKEVERVHMDNKLLKQQIHTLKTEIKSQYVPLKLNEEMKKTSDLTIGGLTKKLAEVTQKYNENKAEAEKLMIEKTSLSETVSHFQAVYLSPEKHEKEVAALKSSVVELKRQLAELHQKYDAEQAKVSTLVSENTALRDTLNDQYVPAVTHEEIKTVLNSTLEKTNRELSDLKEKTEDLKREFMRVNEENGTLKKKLRLLQNHIQTECVSVTEHESKVSTLNKSLQELQANSAETLAKYKRGQEEIVQLHAEIEAQKKELDTIQECIKFKYAPVACFEEREKNFEATVKELKKQLLEQTQRCREWEEETQKYKQENEKLKNGVLSIENDLQQNYILAEKSHEMEKMFTSKMEELNKQLRELLQKYTEIKHEKDKLQEESAKQISEALAVQTRMQGHYVPVEQFEALKRTLGHTIEELKEDLNSKKACYDRELEKVRELQRELADLHNSSISLAEHTQMKEEFEKEIVAVKTSLKKEAEENQAKSKEISQLQSEIQSTKQALAELESKEVVDMSEYKSMKSALETQVASISGNLASLNRKYEEMCEEALQAKKEELSAKDEKELLQSRSFSIEQEIKDHKERCDKSLTTITDLQKRIQESAKQVEAKDNKITELLNDVERLKQALNGLSQLTYTCGVPSKRQNQQVEMLQHQVKTLQQQLADADRQHQEVISIYRTHLLSAVQGHMDEDVQAALLQIIRMRQGLVC